The Streptomyces nigra genome includes the window AGTAGTGCAGTTGGAACAGGCTCGGCGCCGCCCTGAACGGCACCCGCGCCACGAAGCGCGGCACGGGCAGCAGACCGCGCTCGCCCAGCAGCGCCCGGAACTGCAGCGCCGCCGTCAGGAACGCGACCAGATACACCCCGGCCAGGGCGCGCTGGAACACCAGCCGACTCGTCTCGTACTCCGGTGCGACGAACCAGTCCACGGCCGCGCCCTCCACTCCCGGTCCCCGTGCCCCGCCATGCTCTCGCCCTGCCATGGTGGCGCCCCCGCCACACCTGCCGCGCCGCCTGTCACTCCTTCGCGCGCCGCCCACGGCCCCCTCCCGCCGCCCCGGTCGAAGAATCGGACAAATGCTGGCAAGGTGGGCGCATGGTTGATCGGGGAGCGAGCGCCCTGTCACTCCCGGACGACTGGCCCACCCACCCGGAACCGATCCTGGCGCTCAACCGCATGGGCAGCTTCGACTGGGACCTGGACAGCGGGCTGTTCCACATGGACGCCCAGGCCCACGAGGTCTTCGACCTGCGCCCCGACGAATACGACGGCCACCCCGAGAGCCTCGCCGTCCGCGTCCCGACGACCGAGGGCTTCCGCCTCGACACCCTGGTCTCCCAGGCCCTGAAGGACGGCAGCGAGAACTACGGCGCCTACTTCCGCATCCGCACCCGCTCCGGCACGCTGCGCTGGACCCACACCCAGGGCTACATCCGGCGCGACGAGACCGGCCGGCCGCGCCGCATCATCGGCATCGTCCGCGACGCCACCGAGGAGCTCGCCGAGAGCGAGGAACGGCGTGAACAGGCCGCCGCGGACGAGGCGCGCCGGCAGCAGACCAACGTCGTCCAGCTCACCACCGCCGCCCTCGCGCACGCCCGCACCGTCCAGGACGTCATCGACATCCTCAAGGACACCCAGGGCCTCACCCACCTCGGGGCCACCAGCCTCGTCATGGGGCTCCTCGAGGCCGGCAGCCGCATCCGGCTCGTCGCCGAGGGCCCGTCGGGCAGCTTCGTCCCGGGGACCCTCGTCACCCGGATCGACGAGCAGTACCCGATGAGCGAGGTCGTCCGGACCCTCAGCCCCCGTTTCATCGAGTCACCGGAGGAGTTCGCCGAGAGCTACCCGATCCTCTGGCCGCACATCACCGATCTGCACATCACCTCCGCCGCCTATATGCCGCTGATCGCGCAGGCCCGCCCGATCGGTGCCATCGGGCTGCTCTACAGCGACCGGGCCGGATTCTCCGCCGAGGACCGCAACGTCCTCGTCGCGCTCGGCAGCAGCATCGCCCAGAGCCTCCAGCGGGCCATGCTCTACGAACAGGAGAAGGACCTCGCCACCGGCCTCCAGCAGGCCATGCTGCCGCGCACCATCCCCAGCGTGCCCGGCGCCGAGGTCGCCGTCCGCTACCGCGCGGCCGGCGCCGCCGGCAGCCTCGGCCGGGACATCGGCGGCGACTGGTACGACCTGATCCCGCTGCCCGGCGGCCGGGTCGGCGCCGTCATCGGCGACGTCCAGGGGCACGACACGCACGCCGCCGCCGTCATGGGCCAGCTCCGCATCGTGCTGCGCGCCTACGCCGCCGAGGGCCACACCCCCGCCACCGTCATGGCCCGCGCCTCCGTCTTCCTGCACGAACTCGACACCGACCGCTTCGCGACCTGCCTGTACGCCGAGGCGGACCTGTCCACCGGGGTCGTCCAGGTCGTCCGCGCCGGCCACATCGACCCGATGCTGCGCGCCCCCGACGGCACCTGCCGGCGCGTGGCCGTCGAGGGCGGGCTGCCGCTCGGTCTGTCCGCCGAGTTCGGCAGCCTGGAGTACCCGGTCGGCACCCTGGAGCTCGACGCCGACCACACCCTCCTGCTCTGCACCGACGGCCTGGTCGAACTGCCGGGCGACGACCTCGACGACGGCATGCACGCCCTCAGCGACCTCATCAGCGCCGGACCGCTCGACGTACGGGAACTCGCCGACCGGCTCATCGACGTGGCCGAGGAACGCGGCGGCGACGACGACGTGGCCCTGCTCCTGCTGCGCCGCCGCGTCCTGGACACCCCGCAGGCCGGCGGACGGCTCCAGCAGCACGTCGCCCCCGGCGACCCCGAGGCGCTCACCGGCGCCCGGCACATGATCCGCGCCGCCGTGCGCGCCTGGAGCGCCGGGGACCGCGCCGACGAGATCGAACTGGTCGCCGACGAGCTGATCACCAACGCCCTCATGCACACCGAGGGCGCCGCCGTGGTCACCCTGCGGGTCCTCGCCGGCTCCGAACGCCGGCTGCGCGTCGAGGTCGAGGACTCCTCCAGCGCGCTGCCCCGGCGCCGCGAGGCGGGGGAGTCCGGGGTGTCCGGCCGGGGCCTGCTCCTGGTCGACCTGCTGACCGACGTGTGGGGCGTGGAGGCGCGGGGCGGCGGCAAGGCCGTCTGGTGCGAGTTCGTGGTGCCGGAGCGGGACTGACGGCGTTGTCGGCGGCGGATGGCACTCTGGACGTATGCCGGAACTCCCCGAGGTGGAAGCGCTCAAGGACTTCCTCACCGAGCACCTGGTCGACCATGAGATCGTCCGGGTGCTGCCCGTCGCGATCAGCGTCCTGAAGACGTACGACCCGCCCGCCGACGCGCTGCAGGGCCACCGCGTCACCGCCGTGCACCGGTACGGCAAGTTCCTCGACCTGGAGACGGACGGCGGACCGCGTCTCGTCACCCATCTGGCGCGAGCGGGATGGCTGCACTGGAAGGACCCGCTGCCCAGCGGTGTGCCGCGCCCCGGCAAGGGGCCGCTCGCCCTGCGCGTCGCGCTGGAGACCGGCGCCGGGTTCGACCTGACGGAGGCCGGCACCCAGAAGCGGCTCGCGGTGTACGTCGTCCGGGACCCGCAGGAGGTGCCCGGCGTCAGCCGGCTCGGCCCCGACCCGCTCGCGGACGACTTCGACGAGGCGCGTTTCGCCGCCCTGCTGGAGGGCGAGCGCCGCCAGATCAAGGGCGCCCTGCGCGACCAGAGCCTCATCGCCGGGGTCGGCAACGCCTACAGCGACGAGATCCTGCACGCGGCGAAGATGTCGCCGTTCAAGCTGGCGGCCTCGCTGACGCCCGAGGACGTCAGCCGCCTGTACGAGGCGCTGCGCACCACGCTCACCGAGGCGGTCGAGCGCTCGCGCGGGATCGCGGCCGGACGGCTGAAGGCGGAGAAGAAGACCGGTCTGCGCGTCCACGGCCGCACGGGTGAGCCCTGCCCGGTGTGCGGCGACACCATCCGCGAGGTGTCCTTCAGCGACTCCTCGCTCCAGTACTGCCCGACCTGCCAGACCGGCGGAAAACCCCTGGCGGACCGCCGCCTGTCCCGCCTCCTGAAGTAGCCCCCGTCTCAGGTCAGGCTGCGCGTGGCCAGCCATGCGACGAAGGCGAGGACGGCCAGGACCAGGGCTGGGACGGCCAGCCAGCGCGCCGGCGAGGTGAGGGCCTTCGTGAGCGCGGTGGAGCCCTGCGTGTACCGCTCCGGCCGGGCCCGCAGATCATGGCGTGCGACGGTGCCGAGGACGAGCGCGACGACGGCGGTGAGGACCGAGGCGACGAGCAACGGCACGGTGCCGGTCCCCTCGACGAAGGAGCCCAGCGACCGCGCGTCCCCCGTACCGGCGTCGGCGAAGTCCCGCACGGCCCGCACCCCCGAGACCGCGGCCGCGACAAAGGTGCCCACCCCGGCAAGGGCGGCCACCAACGCGCCCCCGCCCATCACGACGGCCCGCCGGAAGGGCGCCGGGGCGCGAGCCCTCTCCGGCCTCCGCGGCGCCCCCTCGGGCCTCCGCGGCGCCCCCTCGGGCCTCCGCGGCGCCTCTGGGGGCCGCGGCGGGATGCCGGCCGGGGCGACCTGCGTCTCGGCGTTGTGGCGATCGGTGCCGCCGGAGGGCCGGGTGTGCGGGGCGCCATCGGCCGGTCGGGGCCGTGTCCGGGGCGGGGCATCGGGGGACGGGGCGAGCCGTGTCTCGTCGGCCGCGCGTGCGTGTGCCGCCTCCGAGCCGGCGGGTGGGGAGGGCGGCGCGCCGGGGGACGGGATCACGGGGGTATCGGCGGCCGGGTGCGCGGGGGCCTCGTGCGGGGCGTCGGCGGTGGACGGGACGCGCCGCTCACCAGGGGGCACCGCCGAGTGGGCGCGTGCCTGGTCCGGAGCCGGGGCCGCCGTCGCCCGGGCGTGCCCCTGACCGGAGGCCTTCGCGTCGGCCGGTGCCGCCGGCAGCTCCGCCTCGACGTGGATCACCGTCTCGTCGGCCACCCCCTTCAGCAGGATGTCCGCGCTCAGCCGGCCCTCGGCCGCCGGGTCGACGGTCACGTCCAGGCCGTCGTCCGTCTCCGTGAGCCGCAGCCAGGGTTCCGTCGGCTGGGCCACGAACGCGCGGGCGAGGGGCAGGCCCCCGAGGGTCACCGTCTTGTGCGGCACGGGCGCGTCCTGGAGCAGCCGGCCGAAGTCGAGGCGGCCGGTCGACGGCTGGAGGCGGATCTCCCGCAGATGGGCGCTCGCGGTGTCCGCGACCTGGCGCATGTCGTTGTGGGCGACGTCGAGGAGTGCCTGCCGCGCGCCCTCGGCGACGGGCAGGGTCTCGCTCTGCAGGCGGTAGCGCAGTTCGGCGACCGCGCCCAGCCGGGTGAAGTGGTTCTTGCTGTGGAGGGCGGTCCGCCAGGACGCCGGTATGGGTTCGGGCGCGATCACGACCTGGCGCCGGCGCCGGCTGTGCGCGAGATGCAGCTCGCCCTGCATCTCCACGGTCTTGCCCGGCGTCTGGTGCGGGTTCTGCCCCCGCACCCGGTCGTAGACGTAGTCGTACAGGTCGTCCAGGGAGATCTCGCCGTCCGCGTCGAGGTCCGCCTCGCCGGTGTCGAGGCCCTGCACCACGGCGCCGGTGAACACCGAGGGCCGCGGGGCGGTGTCCTCGGTGAGGTCTCCGCCCTCGACGGCGTACTCCATGGAGCTGGACGCCGTGATGACGGCCCAGCCCCGCCCCCCGGCCGGCCTCTCCGTGGCGAAGGAGTCCAGGACGTTCACGTCTCCGGTGGACCGTACGCCGGACGAGCTGCGGGAGAACGCCCCGCCGTAGCAGCAGTCCAGGAACAGCACGGTCCGGCCCGCCCGGCTGCGGGACATGCACCGGCGTACGAACTGCGCGGGCACCGCGGTCGCCTCCAGCAGCAGCGGCTCGGTGTCGCTGGCGGCGAAGTACAGCTCGCCGGACTCGCTCTTGATCCCGTGGCAGGAGAAGTGCACCACCAGGGTGTCGTCGCGGCGCCGGTCGGAGAAGAAGTGCTCGATGCGCCGGCGCAGGACGTACGAGGGCTGGTTGCTGACGACGTCCACGTCGAAGTCGCCGATCTGGGGGTCGCCGAGGACCTCGGCGAGCGCGTCGGCGTCGTGACCGGGCGCCTTGAGCTGCTTCAGGGCCCGATCGTCGTACCGCTCGTTGGCGATGATCAGCGCATGCCGGGTGTCCGTCATGGCCGGGCCTCCGTGGTGGCGGAGTGGCGCCGTACGAAGGCCTCGAGGGCCTGGGCGACCTGCTCGTCGGAGGCCTCCGAGATCTCCAGGACGTCGTCGTCCATGACCAGCCGCAGCGCCGGACGGCTCTCCGCGCGGGTGCCGCGCCGGACCCGGCCGAACCAGTCCCGCAGCACGGTGACCACCTGGTTCAGGGCGGTGACGGAGGTGCCGAGCGTGACGAGCAGCGCGCCGAGCTGGGCGGCGTCCACGGCCCGCGCGCCGGGCGGTGCCGGTCCGCCGGGGACGGCCGTCACGCGGTCCACGTCGAGCTGGAGCAGTTCCTCGCGCAGATAGCCGGTCAGCTCCGCCACCCGCTCGGGATCGGCTTCGGCGTCGCTGAGGTCGATGCGCATGATGCGTTCCACCGGATCAGCCCCTTCGCGGTGTTCACAGCGAACGGTGGCTCCCCGTCCTTCTTACAGTTTCCGCTGCTCACAGGGGTGCGGCAACTGCACGCACAGGGCGCGGGGCTGACGGAACTTCACCGTTCAACCGGTGTCATCCGGCCTTCAGCGTCACCAGGTGTTCGCCGTCCGCCGTCCGCACCTCGTAGCGTGCGATCTCGTCGGCCTGCATCGCCGAGGCGCCCTTCATGGTGTTCTCGCGGGCGTCGTGGTGGGCGGCCGACCAGCTGGTCACCGTCTCCTCCGCGCCGTCACGGCCGACGGCGATCAGATGGCAGGCGCGCGGGCCGGCGCCGTCCTTCACCTTGAGCTCGACCTGGGTGCCGTAGACCTCGTTCTCCGTCCTGACCTGCGCCCACACGCCGGAGCGCGCGTCGGTGGCCTCGACGACCTGACGGGTGTGCTCCTCGCCGCTCGCCATGAGCGCGACGCCCGGTCCGACCAGCGCGATCACCACCGAGGCGGCCAGCGCGTAGACGGTGCGCCGACGGGCCGCGCGATGCCGTACGGCCACCGCGTCGAGCAGCCGGTTCAGCATCTGCGGGCCGGGCTGCGCCATGGGGTGCACGAACCGCGGCGTCGACCGCCGGTACAGCATCAACTGGCGG containing:
- a CDS encoding SpoIIE family protein phosphatase; this translates as MVDRGASALSLPDDWPTHPEPILALNRMGSFDWDLDSGLFHMDAQAHEVFDLRPDEYDGHPESLAVRVPTTEGFRLDTLVSQALKDGSENYGAYFRIRTRSGTLRWTHTQGYIRRDETGRPRRIIGIVRDATEELAESEERREQAAADEARRQQTNVVQLTTAALAHARTVQDVIDILKDTQGLTHLGATSLVMGLLEAGSRIRLVAEGPSGSFVPGTLVTRIDEQYPMSEVVRTLSPRFIESPEEFAESYPILWPHITDLHITSAAYMPLIAQARPIGAIGLLYSDRAGFSAEDRNVLVALGSSIAQSLQRAMLYEQEKDLATGLQQAMLPRTIPSVPGAEVAVRYRAAGAAGSLGRDIGGDWYDLIPLPGGRVGAVIGDVQGHDTHAAAVMGQLRIVLRAYAAEGHTPATVMARASVFLHELDTDRFATCLYAEADLSTGVVQVVRAGHIDPMLRAPDGTCRRVAVEGGLPLGLSAEFGSLEYPVGTLELDADHTLLLCTDGLVELPGDDLDDGMHALSDLISAGPLDVRELADRLIDVAEERGGDDDVALLLLRRRVLDTPQAGGRLQQHVAPGDPEALTGARHMIRAAVRAWSAGDRADEIELVADELITNALMHTEGAAVVTLRVLAGSERRLRVEVEDSSSALPRRREAGESGVSGRGLLLVDLLTDVWGVEARGGGKAVWCEFVVPERD
- a CDS encoding Fpg/Nei family DNA glycosylase; this translates as MPELPEVEALKDFLTEHLVDHEIVRVLPVAISVLKTYDPPADALQGHRVTAVHRYGKFLDLETDGGPRLVTHLARAGWLHWKDPLPSGVPRPGKGPLALRVALETGAGFDLTEAGTQKRLAVYVVRDPQEVPGVSRLGPDPLADDFDEARFAALLEGERRQIKGALRDQSLIAGVGNAYSDEILHAAKMSPFKLAASLTPEDVSRLYEALRTTLTEAVERSRGIAAGRLKAEKKTGLRVHGRTGEPCPVCGDTIREVSFSDSSLQYCPTCQTGGKPLADRRLSRLLK
- a CDS encoding caspase, EACC1-associated type produces the protein MTDTRHALIIANERYDDRALKQLKAPGHDADALAEVLGDPQIGDFDVDVVSNQPSYVLRRRIEHFFSDRRRDDTLVVHFSCHGIKSESGELYFAASDTEPLLLEATAVPAQFVRRCMSRSRAGRTVLFLDCCYGGAFSRSSSGVRSTGDVNVLDSFATERPAGGRGWAVITASSSMEYAVEGGDLTEDTAPRPSVFTGAVVQGLDTGEADLDADGEISLDDLYDYVYDRVRGQNPHQTPGKTVEMQGELHLAHSRRRRQVVIAPEPIPASWRTALHSKNHFTRLGAVAELRYRLQSETLPVAEGARQALLDVAHNDMRQVADTASAHLREIRLQPSTGRLDFGRLLQDAPVPHKTVTLGGLPLARAFVAQPTEPWLRLTETDDGLDVTVDPAAEGRLSADILLKGVADETVIHVEAELPAAPADAKASGQGHARATAAPAPDQARAHSAVPPGERRVPSTADAPHEAPAHPAADTPVIPSPGAPPSPPAGSEAAHARAADETRLAPSPDAPPRTRPRPADGAPHTRPSGGTDRHNAETQVAPAGIPPRPPEAPRRPEGAPRRPEGAPRRPERARAPAPFRRAVVMGGGALVAALAGVGTFVAAAVSGVRAVRDFADAGTGDARSLGSFVEGTGTVPLLVASVLTAVVALVLGTVARHDLRARPERYTQGSTALTKALTSPARWLAVPALVLAVLAFVAWLATRSLT
- a CDS encoding zf-HC2 domain-containing protein gives rise to the protein MRSLERHRDVAAYALGVLSEAEAFRFEDHLMECPQCTAHVTEFGPVTRQLMLYRRSTPRFVHPMAQPGPQMLNRLLDAVAVRHRAARRRTVYALAASVVIALVGPGVALMASGEEHTRQVVEATDARSGVWAQVRTENEVYGTQVELKVKDGAGPRACHLIAVGRDGAEETVTSWSAAHHDARENTMKGASAMQADEIARYEVRTADGEHLVTLKAG